A window of Nonomuraea angiospora genomic DNA:
CGGGCCGACGTGTTCTGGCAGGCCCTGGACCTCGACGTAGCGGAAGCCGTCGTAGCGGAAACTCGGGTGCCAGGTCTGCGGGCCGTCCTTGGTGACGTACGTGTTGAAGATCGGCGCGCCGGTGGTGGGCTTCGACTGGATGACGCGGCCGTAGTCGTCGAGCTGGTCGCCGGGCACGAGCCGCAGGTGGCGGCCGGCCGGGAGGTCCAGGCTCAGCTCGGCCCAGCCCGCGACGACCGTGCCGACGTCGAAGACCGGCGTGCCGTCGGCGGCGGCGAGCCGGGCGGTGGCGGGCAGCCGTTCGGTGACCCTGATGGGCGGGCAGGCGCGCGACCTGAGCACGTCCTTCGTGCCGGGGACGACGGTGGCGGGGAGCCAGCCGGAGGCGGTGCGGCGGGCGTCGTGGTCCTCGCCGCCGTACCAGTGGGAGCGCACGGTCGGGCCCTCGGCGGCCCGCCAGTCGGGGCCCGTGACGAACCGGCCGAACGAGCCGTCGGCGTATTCCAGTTCGAGCTGCGCGATGGCCCGAGGGGCGGCCTTGGAGCCGAAGAACTTCATGTACCGGTCCTGGTGCGGGAAGACGTGCGCGATCCCCGGGCCCAGCTCGACGCCGAGCGCGTTGCGGCCCTCGCGCAGCAGCCCGGTCACGTCGTGGGTGGCGTACACGACGCGCCTGGCGAAGTCCGTGTACGGCGGCTCCAGCACGGCGTCGGTCACCGGCGCGCCGTTCACGGTGGCGACGTAGACGCCGAGGCCCGCGACGTGCAGCCGGGCGCGGGTGACCGGCTGGGCCAGGACGAACTCGCCCTTCAGCAGCGGCAGCGGCCTGCCCTCGCCCGCGCGCGGGTTGCCCTCGTCGTGCCAGTCGGGGTGGGTGATCCACGAGGCCGTCCAGTCGTCCGGGCTCAGCAGGCCCAGCTCGAAGCGGGCGGGCGGGCTCCAGCCGGACCACCGGCCGCCGGCGTCGCGGACGCGCACCCGCCAGCTCGCCGCCGTGCGGGAGGTCAGGGGCCGCCCGTCGTACACCACGCGCTGGTCGGCCGACTCGACCTCGCCGGTGTCCCACAATCCGGGCTCGACCTGTACGTGGTAGCCGGTCTGCGCCGAGGTGCCGGTCAGCTGCCAGCTGAGTGTCGGGCGGGTGATCTCGATGCCGAGGGGGTCGGTCAGGTCGCACGTTCGCAGGTTCGTCACCATGGCTTGGACTCCCTAGGTGATCTTGAGCATGTACGCGGCTTTCGTGGGTGGCGTCGGGGGCAGGTCGGCGTAGAGGGCCTCCTCGGCCAGCCGCCAGGCGACGGGGCCGTGGCCCAGGAGCTCGACCCGGGCGGGGCGGCTTTCGAGGAGCCCTTCGCCCGTGCCCAGGCTCGCGATGGTGGCGGTGCCGTCCTGCGGCCAGGCGAGGAGCGTGGCGTACACCGTGTCGCCGCGCCGGGTGAAGCGGATGTCGCCCGGCCGGTAGGCGCGCTCGGCCTCGTTGTAGCCCTCGTAGCCCTTCGTCTCGCCCAGGCCCGTGGCGCCCTCGGCGGCGCGCTTCCACGGCGTCGTGCCGTACACGCCCTCGCCGCAGATCCGCAGCCACTCGCCCACCTCGCCCAGCAGGGCGCGGGCGCGCGCGTCCACGGTGCCGTCGGCGCGCTGCGGGACGTTGAGCAGCAGGGTGCCGTTCTTGCTGACCACGTCGATCAGCGTGTGCACGACCTGCTGCGACGTCTTGCGCGGGTGGAACATCGGGTCGTCGTCCGAGCAGTCGAACCACTCGCCGTCGCTGGTGTCGAACTGCCAGGGGTGGGGCTGCGCCGCGTCGAGCTGGCGGCGTTCGCAGTCGAGGACGACGGCGGTGCGGTCGGCGTCGGGGACGTCCTTGACGGTCACCAGGCCGCCGGTCGGGCAGGTGTTGTAGTAGTGGGCGAGCAGGTCGAGACCGCGCGTGCTGACCGGGTCCGACTCGACCACGCTGCCCGCGTCGAACGGCAGGCGGCCGTCGTCGAGATAGACCAGGTCGGGGCGGTAGCGGTCGATCGCCTCGCGCACGCGGGCGTAGAAGCGGTCCGCCACGTGGGGCGGGGGCTTGGCGCCCGGGGCGTGCCTGGCCGGGTAGAGCTCGGCCGGGTCCAGGCCCTCCCACCAGGTGCCGGCGCCGTCGCCCCTGGTCAGCCCGCCGTCGTGCGGCTCGCCGGTGGCCGGGTCGGCGCCGTGCGCGACGTCGAGCCAGCGCCAGGTCCAGTTGTTGTGGAAGCTGAGCCCGAACGGCAGCCCGGCCGCGCGGGCCGCCCGCTCCCAGGCGCCGACGATGTCGCGGCGCGGTCCGACGCGGGTGGCGTTCCAGGCGTGCTGCCCGGAGTCCCACAGGTCGAAGTTGTCGCAGTGGGCGGCCAGGGCGACGAAGTAGCGGGCGCCGCTGGAGACGTACAGGTCGATCAGCTCGCCGGGGTCGAAGCGCTCGGCGCGCCAGCGGGGGAAGAGGTCCTTCGCGCCGCCCGCGCCGAAGTGGGCGCGGTGGTGGGCGTGCTGGCGGTCGGCGCGGCGGCGTTCCCAGGGCTCGGAGGCGGGTTGCATGCCGTAGAGGTGGCGGGCGTACCAGTCGCCCGAGCTCGCCACGGACTGCGGGCCCCAGTGTGACCAGATGCCGAACTTGGCCTCCCCGAACCACTCGGGGATGCGGTGACCGCGTAACGAATCCCAATCCGGCAGAAACCCTCTCAATGGGCACACCTATCTTATTGAAACGATTTACGGATGATATATTTATTCAATCGCTGATGTCAATGCATACTGCGGCTGGTCTTCTGAGAACCTGGCGTCTAGGGTTAAAACGTTTTGTCTCGGAGGGACGTGCGGATGGTTGATTTCCACGAGGACCCCGGGCCGGGCTCCGGGCGGCGGGCGGCACGCGCGGACTTCCTCTCCGACGCGCCGCGCCTGTCGCTCAACGGCGGGTGGCGCTTCCGGCTCTCCGGCACGGCCGAGGGCACGGGCCCCTCGCTGCCCGACCCGGCGCTCGACGACAGCGGCTGGGAGACGATCCGGGTGCCGTCGCACTGGGTGCTGGAGGGGCACGACCGCCCGCTCTACACCAACACCGCCTACCCGTTCCCCATCGACCCGCCGCACCTGCCCGACGCCAACCCCACGGGCGACTACCGCCTCCGCTTCGACCTGCCCGAAGACTGGCCCGGCGACTGGCCCGGCGACAGGGCCGTGCTGCGCTTCCAGGGGGTGGACTCCTGCGGCACGGTGTGGCTGAACGGCTCGCTGCTCGGCCACTCGAAGGGGAGCAGGCTGCCGTTCGAGTTCGAGGTCACCGGGCTCGTCCGGCCGCGCGGCAACCTGCTCGCCGTACGCGTGCACCGCTGGTCGTCGGGCAGCTACCTCGAGGACCAGGACATGTGGTGGCTGCCGGGCATCTTCCGCGACGTGGAGCTGCTGGCCCGCCCCTCCGGCGGCATCGACGACTTCACCGTCCGCGCCTTCTACGACGCCTCCGACGGCTCCGGCACCCTCCTCGTCACCGCCGACGCCCCCGGCCTGGTCGAGCTCCCCGAGCTGGGCCTCACGGTCGCCACCGGGGAGGAGGTCACCGTCCCCGCCGTCGAGCCGTGGAGCGCGGAGCGCCCGCGCCTCTACCGCGGCACCCTTACCGCGGCCGGGGAGACGATCGACCTCCCGATCGGGTTCAGGACCGTCGAAATCGCCGGCGGGCGGCTGCTCGTCAACGGGGCGCCGGTCCTCTTCCGCGGCGTCAACCGGCACGAACACCACCCGGAACGCGGCCGCGCCCTCGACCGAGACACCATGATCCGCGACATCGTGCTGATGAAGCGCCACAACGTCAACGCCGTGCGCACCGCCCACTACCCGCCACACCCGGAGTTCCTGCGGCTGTGCGACGAGTACGGGCTGTGGGTGGTGGACGAGTGCGACATCGAGACCCACGGGTTCATCTACGCCGGCTGGGAGGGCAACCCGCCGGCCGAGCCGATGTGGCGCGACGCCCTGCTCGACCGGGCCCGGCGCATGGTCGAACGCGACAAGAACCACCCCAGCGTCGTCATCTGGTCGCTCGGCAACGAGAGCGGGAGCGGGCCGGCGTTCGGCGACATCGAGCGGTGGATCCGGGCCCGCGACCCCGGCCGGCCGCTGCACTACGAGCGCGACCCGAGCTACCGGCACTCCGACTTCCACAGCCTCATGTACCCGTCGCTGGACGACCTGGAGCGCATCGGGCGGCGCGAGGAGGACCCGCCGGACGGGGTGGCGCCGGGGTCGGCCGACGACGTGCGCCGTCGCGGGCTGCCGTTCCTGCTGTGCGAGTACGCCCACGCCATGGGGAACGGGCCCGGCTCGCTGGCCGACTACCAGGCGGTCCTGGAGTCGTACGAGCGGTTCTGCGGCGGGTTCGTGTGGGAGTGGATCGACCACGGGCTGACCGGGCACGACGCGCAGGGCCGCCCGTACTTCCGGCACGGCGGGGACATCGAATACCAGCCGAACGGGGGGCGGTACTGCCTGGACGGGCTGCTGTTCCCGGACCGCACGCCGTCCCCGGGGCTGGCGGAGCTGCGCAAGGCGATCGAGCCGGTCGGGATCGCGGTGGACGTGGCGGCGGGGGAGGTGGTGGTCGCCAACAAGCACGACCTGATCGACCTCGGGCACCTGGAGTTCCGGTGGTGGGTGGAGGTGGACGGCGTCCCCGCGTCGGAGGGTGAGGTGCTGCGGGTCCCGGAGTGCGGGCCACGGGAGATGGTGCGGGTGCCGTTGCCGGAGGTCGCGGTCGCAGGGGAGGGCGAGACGTGGATCACGGTCGAAGCCGCGCTCGCCACCGCGACCCGCTGGGCGCCGGCGGGGCACGTGGTCGCCTTCACCCAGTCCCGCCTCGGCACCGCCCCGCACCGCCGCCCGCCGAATCCGCCCCGCCTCGTGGGCGGTGCGGTGAGCGGCGATGGGCTGCGGTTGGGCGGGGCGGTGTTCGAGCCCAGGAGCGGGCGGCTGATCCGGCTCCAGGAGGTCGAGCTGGACGGGCCGGTGCTGGACGTGTGGCGGGCCCCGACCGAGAACGACCGCGGCCAGGGCCCCAGGAACGCGCTCGCCGCCGACTGGGAGGCCGTGGGGCTCGACCGCTTCCTGCACCGGACCGGCGCCATCGAAAGGCCGGACGACCGCACGCTCGTCGTCCGCGGCCGGAGCGGCCCGGCCACCCGGACCCTCGGGTTCCGCACCACGTACACCTGGCAGTGGCGCGACGACGCGCTGCACCTGCGGATCGAGGCCGAGCCCGTCGGCGACTGGCACGACACCGCGTACGGCCACCTCGACGTGAGCCCGCCGCGCATGGGCGCCAGGTTCGCTCTGCCCGGCGGCTACACCGACGTCACGTGGTTCGGGCGGGGGCCGGGAGAGTCGTACGCGGACAGCCGGGAGGCCGCGCGGGTGGGCCGGTTCGCGCTGGCGATCGACGCCCTCCAGACCCCGTACGTGGTGCCGCAGGAGAACGGCAACCACGTCGAGACCCGCTGGCTGGAGCTGTCCGGCCCGGGGCTGCCGACCCTGCGCGTGGACGGCGAGCCGCACCTGGACTTCACCGCCCGCCGCTGGACCAGCGAGGCGCTGCAGGCCGCCGGCAGGCCGCACGACCTGCGCGACTCCGGGCGCGTCTGGCTGAACCTGGACCACGGGCAGCAGGGCCTCGGCAGCGCCTCCTGCGGCCCCGCCCTGCCCGAGCGGTACCGGCTGCCGGTCCGCCGCCACTCCTGGTCGATGACGTTGACCTCCTGAGAGGATGTTGTTCGCATGACGAAGTTCGACTTCTGCCCGTGGCTGTTCTGGGACCACGCGACCGAGGAGGACCGCCGCGCCCAGGAGAGCCACCTGGAGGAGTTGCGGGCCGCGTTCGACCTCAAGGCGGGCAAGGTGTTCGTCTCGCCGCTGGCGGCCGTGTACGCCGACCGCCTGCGCATGGGCGACCACTGCTACATCGCCGCCCACGCGTACGTCACCGACGACGTCGTCATGGGCGACGACTGCACGGTCAACCCGTACGCCGTGGTGCGCGGGAACATCGTGCTCGGCGACGCCGTGCGGATCGGCGCGCACACGTCGCTGCTCGGCTTCAACCACGGCACCGCGCCCGACCGCCCGGTCTTCCGCCAGGCGACCACGTCGAAGGGCATCCGGATCGGCGACGACGTGTGGATCGGCTCGAACGTGGTCGTGCTCGACGGGGTGACCATCGGCGACCACGCCGTCGTCGGCGCGGGCGCGGTCGTCACCAAGGACGTGCCCGCCTGGGCCATGGTCGCGGGCAACCCGGCCCGCCGCATCCGCGACCGCCGGAGCCCAGTGGCCGACCGGCCCTCGGCCACCGGCTCGGGGGACGACCTGGAAGGGCTGCTCGCCGGGTTCGCCGCCCGTGCCAGGGAGCAGGCGGCGGACGTGCTGGGGCGCTGCTGGACGGGGGAGCGGTACGTGGACCGCCCGGACGCCCCGCCGACCGTACGCGCCTGGTGCGACGCGGTGGAGATCGCCGACCTCCTCCTGGACGGCCCGCCCCCGACCCCGGCGCGGGAGGAGATCGTCGCGTTCCTGCGGGACCGCCAGGACCCGGCCACGGGCCTGGTGCCGGAGCTCGGCGCCTCCGGGTCACTGGAGCTGGACGGGGCCACCGCCTATCACGTGCTCTGCGTCGGCTACGCCCTCGACCTGCTCGGCACCCGGTTCCGGCACCCGGTCCACGCCGTCGCGAACGTCAACTCGCAGCAGTTGATCGCCTCGCTCGACGCCCTCGACTGGGAGCGCAACGCCTGGACGGCGGGCTCGTGGGTGGACGCGTTCGGCACCGGCCTGCACCGCAACCTCGCCGACTTCGGCGTGCGCGGCGAGAGCGAGACCCTGTTCGGGTGGCTGCTCACCCGCTGCGGCCAGGCCCACGGGATGTGGGGCGAGCCGGACCCGGACGCGGGCTGGCTGCAGGTGGTCAACGGGTTCTACCGGCTCACGCGGGGGACGTTCGCGCAGTTCGGGGTGCCGGTGCCGTACCCGGAGCGGGCCGTCGACACCGTGCTCGCCCAGGCCCGCGACCCGCGCTACTTCGGCCCGGACACCGGCAACGCCTGCAACGTGCTCGACGTCATCCACCCGCTGTGGCTGCTGGGCAGGCAGACCCGGCACCGCCGCGAGGAGGGCATGGCGTGGGCGAGGGAGCACCTCGTCCGCGCGGTCGGCGGCTGGCACGACGGTGCGGGCTTCAGCTTCGCCCTGACCCGGGGGAGCGGCGCGCCCCGGACGCCGGGGCTGCAGGGCACGGAGATGTGGCTGGCCATCATCTGGCTGCTCGCCGACTACCTCGGGATCTCCGACGCGCTCGGCTACCGCCCCCGGGGCATCCACCGCCCGGAACCGGCGGCCCGCCTGCCCTGGCCCGGCCGCTGACCGGCCGCGTCGAGCAGCACGCGCGGTTCGAGCGCGGCGGCCATCGCCCGGTGGCCCGCCGCGCTCGGGTGCAGGTGGTCGCCGCAGTCGTAGCGGGGCAGCAGGCGACGGGGGTCGGCGGGGTCGCGCAGCGCCGCGTCGAAGTCGGCCAGCCCGTCGAACACGCCGCCGTCCCGTACGAACGCGTTCACCGCCTCCCGAGCCCGCTCTCCAGCGGGCGTGTGGTACTCCGCGCCCGCGAAGGGCGGGAGCGTGCCGCCGATCACGCGCACCCCGGCGGCGTGCGCCCGCTCGACCATGCGCCGGTAGGCGGCGACGAGCGGCTCCGCCCGCGCGCCCGCCCCGAGGTCGTTGACGCCCGCCAGCAGGATCACGGCGCCGATGCCCGGTTTGGCCAGCACCTCGGCCGCCAGCCGCTCCTCGGCGTGGCGTCCCGTCCCGGCGGCCAGCACCCGGCCGCCGGACACGCCCTCGTTCACCACGGCGAGCGGCCACGACTCCAGCAGGGCCCGGTCGGCGAAGAGGTCCGGCCAGCCGTGACCCGTCTCGGAGCCGACCCCGGTGGTGATCGAGTCGCCGAGCACCGCCACCGCCGACACCGGCTCGGGCGCGATGACGATCAACGCGTCCAGCCAGTGCCAGACCGCCACGCCCTCGACGTACGCGGCCCCGCCATCGTCGGCGGCGTGGTCGCCGGGGAGCGACCGGTAGGCCGCGTCGTCCGGCGGGGCCGTGGCCCGGTTGCGGCCGGTCAGGACGCCGCCGTCGCCCCGGAGGTGCAGGCTGACGGCCAGACGCTGCCGGGGCGCCACCCGGCCGGGCAGCGGGTCCCCGAGCGCGGTCGCGCCCGGGGCCAGCGTCACCTCCGGCCGCCCGCCGAACGTCACCGTCCAGTTCGATCCCGGCACCAGCGCCGGCCCGGAGGTCGGGACGCCCACGTAGACGCGCCCGAACGTCACCGGCCGGTCCCCGAGCGCGTTGGTCAGCCGTACCCGCAGGCCGGTCCCGCCCGCGCCGGTCCGCACCAGGTTCCGCACGGTGAGATCGCGCAGCCCGGCCCCCGCCCGCTCGGCGGCGGCCGCCCACGTGGTCACCGGACGGCCTCCCGTCATCGCTCTCACCTGATCATCGGGCGGGCCTTCCGTCATCGCGCCCACGCCGCGGTGAACTCGTAGCGGCCGGACGCGACCCGGCACGCCAGTGCCCCGCCGACGGCCTCACCGGTCACAGGCGTGCCGGACTCGCGGACCGACGCCGGATCGGTGGTCGGCACGTGCACCGTGGCCTCGGCCCCCGGCGGGATGCGGACCTCCAGCCGGAGCGTGTCCCCCTCCACCTCCCACTGGCTGCCCAGCCGCCCCAGCGGCGTGTCGTACGAGGCCGCGGCCCACCGGAGCCGCCCGCCGGGCAGCGGCCGGATGAGCGGGCGGCGGAACCCGACGGACCCCTCCTCCTGCCCGATCCCCGCGACCCCGCCGTACAGCCACGCCCCGACGGAGCCCAGCGCGTAGTGGTTGAAGGAGTTCATGGCGACGGGCCCGAAACCGCCCTCCTCCGTCCACCCGTCCCACCGCTCCCAGATCGTGGTCGCGCCCCGCTTGATCGAGTAGCCCCACGACGGGTAGCGGTCGTCGTGCAGCAGGGAGTAGGCCAGGTCGTGGTGGCCGTGCGCGGACAGGACGGGGCCGAGCAGCCCCACCCCGGCGAAGCCGGTGGTCAGGCGTCGCCCACGATCTTCCAGGTCGGCGACCAGGTGCCCGACGGCCGCGGGGACGAGGGGCTCGGGGATGAGGCCGTGCGCGAGGGCCAGCAGGTAGCCCGTCTGCGTGTCGCCCGTGACGCGGCCGTCCGCCGAGACGAACGCCCGGACGAAGGCGTCCCCGATCCTCGAACGCAGCCCGGCGTAGTGGGCGGAAGCGGCCACGTCGCCCACCACGGCGGCGGCCTTCGA
This region includes:
- a CDS encoding alpha-L-fucosidase, with protein sequence MRGFLPDWDSLRGHRIPEWFGEAKFGIWSHWGPQSVASSGDWYARHLYGMQPASEPWERRRADRQHAHHRAHFGAGGAKDLFPRWRAERFDPGELIDLYVSSGARYFVALAAHCDNFDLWDSGQHAWNATRVGPRRDIVGAWERAARAAGLPFGLSFHNNWTWRWLDVAHGADPATGEPHDGGLTRGDGAGTWWEGLDPAELYPARHAPGAKPPPHVADRFYARVREAIDRYRPDLVYLDDGRLPFDAGSVVESDPVSTRGLDLLAHYYNTCPTGGLVTVKDVPDADRTAVVLDCERRQLDAAQPHPWQFDTSDGEWFDCSDDDPMFHPRKTSQQVVHTLIDVVSKNGTLLLNVPQRADGTVDARARALLGEVGEWLRICGEGVYGTTPWKRAAEGATGLGETKGYEGYNEAERAYRPGDIRFTRRGDTVYATLLAWPQDGTATIASLGTGEGLLESRPARVELLGHGPVAWRLAEEALYADLPPTPPTKAAYMLKIT
- a CDS encoding glycoside hydrolase family 2 TIM barrel-domain containing protein, yielding MVDFHEDPGPGSGRRAARADFLSDAPRLSLNGGWRFRLSGTAEGTGPSLPDPALDDSGWETIRVPSHWVLEGHDRPLYTNTAYPFPIDPPHLPDANPTGDYRLRFDLPEDWPGDWPGDRAVLRFQGVDSCGTVWLNGSLLGHSKGSRLPFEFEVTGLVRPRGNLLAVRVHRWSSGSYLEDQDMWWLPGIFRDVELLARPSGGIDDFTVRAFYDASDGSGTLLVTADAPGLVELPELGLTVATGEEVTVPAVEPWSAERPRLYRGTLTAAGETIDLPIGFRTVEIAGGRLLVNGAPVLFRGVNRHEHHPERGRALDRDTMIRDIVLMKRHNVNAVRTAHYPPHPEFLRLCDEYGLWVVDECDIETHGFIYAGWEGNPPAEPMWRDALLDRARRMVERDKNHPSVVIWSLGNESGSGPAFGDIERWIRARDPGRPLHYERDPSYRHSDFHSLMYPSLDDLERIGRREEDPPDGVAPGSADDVRRRGLPFLLCEYAHAMGNGPGSLADYQAVLESYERFCGGFVWEWIDHGLTGHDAQGRPYFRHGGDIEYQPNGGRYCLDGLLFPDRTPSPGLAELRKAIEPVGIAVDVAAGEVVVANKHDLIDLGHLEFRWWVEVDGVPASEGEVLRVPECGPREMVRVPLPEVAVAGEGETWITVEAALATATRWAPAGHVVAFTQSRLGTAPHRRPPNPPRLVGGAVSGDGLRLGGAVFEPRSGRLIRLQEVELDGPVLDVWRAPTENDRGQGPRNALAADWEAVGLDRFLHRTGAIERPDDRTLVVRGRSGPATRTLGFRTTYTWQWRDDALHLRIEAEPVGDWHDTAYGHLDVSPPRMGARFALPGGYTDVTWFGRGPGESYADSREAARVGRFALAIDALQTPYVVPQENGNHVETRWLELSGPGLPTLRVDGEPHLDFTARRWTSEALQAAGRPHDLRDSGRVWLNLDHGQQGLGSASCGPALPERYRLPVRRHSWSMTLTS
- a CDS encoding acyltransferase, with product MTKFDFCPWLFWDHATEEDRRAQESHLEELRAAFDLKAGKVFVSPLAAVYADRLRMGDHCYIAAHAYVTDDVVMGDDCTVNPYAVVRGNIVLGDAVRIGAHTSLLGFNHGTAPDRPVFRQATTSKGIRIGDDVWIGSNVVVLDGVTIGDHAVVGAGAVVTKDVPAWAMVAGNPARRIRDRRSPVADRPSATGSGDDLEGLLAGFAARAREQAADVLGRCWTGERYVDRPDAPPTVRAWCDAVEIADLLLDGPPPTPAREEIVAFLRDRQDPATGLVPELGASGSLELDGATAYHVLCVGYALDLLGTRFRHPVHAVANVNSQQLIASLDALDWERNAWTAGSWVDAFGTGLHRNLADFGVRGESETLFGWLLTRCGQAHGMWGEPDPDAGWLQVVNGFYRLTRGTFAQFGVPVPYPERAVDTVLAQARDPRYFGPDTGNACNVLDVIHPLWLLGRQTRHRREEGMAWAREHLVRAVGGWHDGAGFSFALTRGSGAPRTPGLQGTEMWLAIIWLLADYLGISDALGYRPRGIHRPEPAARLPWPGR
- a CDS encoding GDSL-type esterase/lipase family protein; translated protein: MTGGRPVTTWAAAAERAGAGLRDLTVRNLVRTGAGGTGLRVRLTNALGDRPVTFGRVYVGVPTSGPALVPGSNWTVTFGGRPEVTLAPGATALGDPLPGRVAPRQRLAVSLHLRGDGGVLTGRNRATAPPDDAAYRSLPGDHAADDGGAAYVEGVAVWHWLDALIVIAPEPVSAVAVLGDSITTGVGSETGHGWPDLFADRALLESWPLAVVNEGVSGGRVLAAGTGRHAEERLAAEVLAKPGIGAVILLAGVNDLGAGARAEPLVAAYRRMVERAHAAGVRVIGGTLPPFAGAEYHTPAGERAREAVNAFVRDGGVFDGLADFDAALRDPADPRRLLPRYDCGDHLHPSAAGHRAMAAALEPRVLLDAAGQRPGQGRRAAGSGRWMPRGR